One segment of Rhea pennata isolate bPtePen1 unplaced genomic scaffold, bPtePen1.pri scaffold_23_2, whole genome shotgun sequence DNA contains the following:
- the LOC134154329 gene encoding LOW QUALITY PROTEIN: olfactory receptor 5B21-like (The sequence of the model RefSeq protein was modified relative to this genomic sequence to represent the inferred CDS: inserted 1 base in 1 codon), producing MEKEKGNNCTSSSEFLLLGMGNIPSLHIPLFLLLLLIYLVTVVGNSLIVVLVVADRHLHSSMYLFLGNLSFVETCCSSTILPQLLASFLTGDRTISAQGCMTQLYFFIGFAVTECFLLASMSYDRYLAIRQPLLYASLMTWKVCLLMAAGSWLXGLVFSIVATVFLSRLKFCGPAATDNFFSDFTPLLELACTDTSVVKIVTFILTLLDSVFPFLITLASYVSIIIAILRIPSSMGMQKAFSTCSSNLTVVTVFYGTLIIVHMLPRTSRLRQLNKVFSFYTILTTLVHPLTYSLQSKELRKALRKALRKDLGGTQGSCQLTWAQTTSNFYKAKYCVLQDLFRSVRP from the exons atggagaaagagaaagggaataacTGCACATCATCAAGTGAGTTCCTCCTGCTGGGAATGGGGAACATCCCCTCACTCCATATACCACTCTTCCTACTCTTGCTCCTGATCTACTTGGTGACCGTGGTTGGGAACAGCCTCATTGttgtgctggtggtggcagACCGGCATCTGCACAGCTCCATGTACTTATTCTTGGGCAATCTGTCCTTTGTAGagacctgctgcagctccaccaTCCTGCCCCAGCTGTTGGCCAGCTTCCTGACTGGGGACAGGACTATCTCTGCTCAGGGTTGTATGACTCAGCTCTATTTCTTCATTGGTTTTGCAGTTACAGAATGTTTCCTGCTGGCATCCATGTCCTATGATCGGTACTTGGCCATACGCCAGCCCCTGCTCTATGCAAGCCTCATGACCTGGAAGGTTTGTCTCCTGATGGCAGCTGGGTCTTGGC GGGGTTTGGTCTTTTCTATAGTAGCCACTGTCTTCTTATCAAGGTTAAAGTTCTGTGGCCCTGCTGCAACTGACAActtcttctctgattttacTCCTTTGCTGGAGCTCGCCTGCACTGACACCAGTGTAGTTAAAATAGTAACTTTCATCCTGACTCTCCTGGATTCagtcttccccttcctgatCACGCTGGCCTCCTACGTGTCCATCATAATTGCCATCCTGAGGATCCCCTCCAGCATGGGCATGCAGAAGGCCttctccacctgctcctcgAACCTCACTGTCGTCACTGTTTTCTATGGCACCCTCATCATTGTCCACATGCTGCCCAGAACCTCCAGACTCAGACAGCTCAACAAGGTGTTCTCCTTCTACACCATCCTCACCACCCTGGTCCATCCCCTCACCTACAgtctgcagagcaaggagctcaGGAAGGCCCTGAGGAAAGCACTCAGGAAAGATTTGGGTGGTACCCAGGGCTCATGCCAGTTGACATGGGCACAAACAACTTCTAACTTCTACAAAGCCAAGTACTGTGTACTGCAAGATCTCTTTAGAAGTGTGCGGCCTTGA
- the LOC134154327 gene encoding olfactory receptor 5B21-like, which translates to MEKDRWENGTSSWEFLLLGMWNIPSLQTTLFLLLLMVYLVSVVGNILIVALVVADWHLHTPMYFFLGNLSYLETCYSSTILPRLLDSFLTGDRTISVQSFIVQFYFFGSFAASECYLLAIMSYHRYLAICQPLLYASIMTWKVCLQMVAASWLMGFLISTAIPPFLSQLKFCGSKAIDHFFCDLAPLLELACSDTRKVTLIAFVFSFLDIVFPFLSTLASYACIIAVIRRIPSSVGKQKAFSTCSSHLTVVSVFYSTLIIVYTLPRTPQLRQLNKVFSFFYTVLTPLVNPLIYSLQNREVREAMRRVLRKALAISRAQNIAVPGS; encoded by the coding sequence ATGGAGAAAGATCGATGGGAGAATGGGACATCATCATGGGAGTTCCTCCTGCTGGGAATGTGGAATATTCCCTCACTCCAgacaacactcttcctcctcttgctcatGGTCTACTTGGTGTCCGTGGTTGGGAATATCCTCATTGTTGCACTGGTGGTTGCAGACTGGCACCTGCACACTCCCATGTACTTCTTTCTGGGCAATCTCTCCTATCTGGAGACCTGCTACAGCTCCACCATCTTGCCTCGGCTGCTGGACAGCTTCCTGACTGGGGACAGGACCATCTCTGTTCAAAGCTTTATTGTACAATTCTATTTCTTTGGTTCTTTTGCAGCTAGCGAATGTTACCTGCTGGCCATAATGTCCTACCATCGATACTTGGCCATATGCCAGCCCTTGCTCTATGCAAGCATCATGACCTGGAAGGTCTGTCTCCAGATGGTGGCTGCATCTTGGTTAATGGGTTTCCTTATCTCTACAGCAATCCCTCCTTTCTTATCCCAGTTGAAGTTTTGTGGCTCCAAGGCCATTGACCACTTCTTTTGTGATCTTGCTCCATTGCTGGAACTTGCCTGCAGTGACACTAGGAAAGTCACTCTCATTGCTTTCGTATTCAGCTTCTTGGATATAGTCTTCCCCTTCTTGTCCACCCTGGCTTCCTACGCATGCATCATAGCTGTCATTCGGAGGATCCCATCCAGTGTGGGCAAGCAAAAGGCCTTTTCCACCTGCTCCTCACACCTCACTGTTGTCTCTGTTTTCTACAGTACCCTCATCATTGTCTACACACTGCCCAGAACCCCCCAGCTGAGGCAGCTCAACAAAGTGTTCTCCTTTTTCTACACTGTCCTCACACCCCTTGTCAATCCCCTCATTTACAGTCTGCAGAACAGGGAGGTCAGGGAAGCCATGAGAAGAGTGCTCAGAAAAGCTTTGGCCATCTCCAGAGCTCAGAACATTGCTGTGCCAGGGTCTTAA
- the LOC134154326 gene encoding LOW QUALITY PROTEIN: olfactory receptor 6P1-like (The sequence of the model RefSeq protein was modified relative to this genomic sequence to represent the inferred CDS: deleted 1 base in 1 codon): MEKGEWENCTSSAEFVLLGMRNVPSLQTPLFLLLLMVYLITVAGNILIVVLVVADWHLHTPMYFLLGNLSSLEISYSSTILPQLLASFLTGDRTISARGCIAQFYFFASFVVTECFLLAVMSYDRYLAICQPLLYASLMMQKFSLQLAAASWLVGLLISTVVISFISELKFCGPKVIDHFFCDFKPLLELTCSDTSVVIIVTFFLSFLDLVFPFLFTVASYMCIIATILRIPSSVGRQKAFCTCSSHLTVVTVFYGTVIIVYMLPRTPRLRQLNKVFSFSYTVLTPLVNPLIYSLRNREVRETLRKAVRKALVCTQSS; this comes from the exons ATGGAGAAAGGGGAATGGGAGAATTGCACATCGTCAGCGGAGTTTGTCCTGCTTGGAATGAGGAATGTCCCCTCACTCCAGACACCactctttctcctcttgctcATGGTCTATTTGATAACGGTGGCTGGGAACATCCTCATTGTTGTGTTGGTGGTGGCAGACTGGCACCTGCACACACCCATGTACTTCCTC TTGGGAAATCTCTCCTCCTTGGAGATCTCCTACAGCTCCACcatcctgccccagctgctggcCAGCTTCCTGACTGGGGACAGGACCATATCTGCTAGGGGCTGCATTGCACAATTCTATTTTTTCGCCTCTTTTGTGGTTACCGAGTGTTTCCTACTGGCAGTAATGTCCTACGATCGGTACTTGGCCATATGCCAGCCCCTGCTCTATGCAAGCCTCATGATGCAGAAGTTCTcactgcagctggcagcagcatctTGGCTGGTGGGATTGCTAATCTCCACAGTAGTTATTTCTTTCATATCTGAGTTGAAGTTCTGTGGCCCCAAGGTCATTGACCACttcttttgtgattttaaaCCATTGCTGGAGCTCACCTGCAGTGACACCAGTGTGGTTATAATTGTAACTTTCTTCCTATCTTTTTTGGATTTAGTCTTCCCCTTCCTGTTCACAGTGGCCTCCTACATGTGCATCATAGCTACCATCCTGAGGATCCCATCCAGCGTGGGCAGGCAGAAGGCCTTCTGTACCTGCTCCTCTCACCTCACTGTCGTCACTGTTTTCTATGGCACCGTCATCATTGTCTACATGCTGCCCAGAACCCCCAGACTCAGACAGCTCAACAaagtcttctccttttcctacaCTGTCCTCACGCCCCTGGTCAATCCCCTCATCTACAGCCTGCGCAACAGGGAGGTCAGGGAGACCCTGAGGAAAGCAGTGAGGAAAGCTCTGGTCTGCACCCAGAGCTCATAG